A window of the Helianthus annuus cultivar XRQ/B chromosome 4, HanXRQr2.0-SUNRISE, whole genome shotgun sequence genome harbors these coding sequences:
- the LOC118491574 gene encoding uncharacterized protein LOC118491574: MRWLKKADFRKVAPPLADSQRRIDAIRLLPEAERSFNPSPPTPSPLSSANMSDSSKVPVYLDLDELDSYPTPTIVKKEAPAATSSKPLPAPKANPRTRASAAKKRKGLEVSAPSSGGFSYDDLSFTDSLEPMTSFLNKGLQHLLHLYNDACGTVALHEARIKQLETTVADQGAIAEAKSRHYEDKLKKVTQDAELKLATIQMDHDQNIL; encoded by the exons ATGAGatggttgaagaagg CTGATTTCAGGAAAGTTGCACCTCCCCTCGCTGATTCTCAAAGAAGAATAGACGCCATTAGACTCCTTCCAGAGgcagagagaagtttcaacccatctccaccaactccaagccctctttcaagcgcaaacatgtctg attccagcaaagttccagtctATCTAGACCTCGACGAACTCGACAGCTATCCAACTCCAACCATAGTCAAGAAGGAGGCTCCTgctgccaccagctccaagccactcccaGCTCCCAAAGCCAACCCAAGGACTCGCGCTTCCGCAGCGAAAAAGAGGAAGGGCCTTGAGGTCAGTGCTCCAAGCTCAGgagggttctcctatgacgatctcagctttaccgattccttagagccaatgacatccttccttaacaag ggcctccagcatttgcTCCACTTGTACAATGATGCATGTGGTACCGTCGCACTTCATGAAGCCAGGATCAAGCAGCTTGAAACTACTGTTGccgaccaaggtgccattgctgaagcgaaGAGTCGGCACTATGAGGATAAGCTGAAAAAGGTCACTCAGGATGCCGAGCTCAAATTGGCCACCATACAAATGGATCATGATCAG AACATATTATAA